A region of uncultured Desulfobacter sp. DNA encodes the following proteins:
- a CDS encoding AzlD domain-containing protein — translation MDKSLIPLIFGMAAVTYGPRLLPFLFFRKIRIPARIDAFLKCIPVAAIGALIIPGAFTATPDLPWAGIAGMGFTLVYGIFRGGIIVPVLGSVAVAWLVLSL, via the coding sequence GTGGATAAGAGTCTGATCCCTTTGATTTTCGGTATGGCCGCTGTGACCTACGGTCCGCGACTGCTTCCGTTCCTTTTCTTTCGCAAGATCCGTATTCCCGCCCGCATAGATGCCTTTTTAAAGTGTATCCCCGTGGCTGCCATTGGGGCCCTGATCATCCCGGGGGCTTTTACGGCCACACCGGATCTGCCTTGGGCCGGTATTGCTGGCATGGGATTTACCCTGGTCTACGGTATTTTCAGAGGGGGAATTATCGTTCCCGTGCTTGGATCCGTAGCCGTGGCCTGGCTGGTATTAAGCCTTTAG
- a CDS encoding helix-turn-helix domain-containing protein — translation MDTASHITEHMKALGFSAYECKAYLALLEEYPLNGYALSKASGVPRSRIYEVLKSLIDKQMVFEQDDGKSKTYTPMDPEIFIKKLQSRFQGIFQDLTEYAGNLYRQPKQENRLMVIQGRDNILSFLAVLIKGAQQRIAVSIWDEELNALTNELDAALARGVMLRGIYFGSDNVYKDLVPHRRLQRYMAEKKERFLSAIVDHSHAVSGVVSRGVNSTATWTRDEGFIEVSEDYIAHDLIVNLYSASLDRAGYKKFETFADNVHDHFFHYSQKELNALKP, via the coding sequence ATGGATACGGCTTCACACATTACTGAGCATATGAAGGCCTTGGGGTTCTCTGCCTATGAATGTAAGGCATATCTGGCGCTTCTGGAGGAGTACCCCCTGAATGGATACGCCTTGAGCAAAGCTTCGGGAGTGCCACGGTCCCGGATTTATGAGGTGCTTAAAAGCCTGATTGACAAACAGATGGTCTTTGAACAGGATGACGGCAAGTCAAAGACATACACCCCCATGGACCCGGAAATTTTTATTAAAAAGCTTCAATCCCGGTTCCAGGGCATTTTTCAGGATTTAACTGAGTATGCAGGCAATCTGTACCGGCAGCCCAAACAGGAGAACCGGCTGATGGTGATCCAGGGCAGGGACAATATCCTCTCCTTTCTGGCTGTGCTGATCAAGGGGGCGCAACAGCGGATAGCCGTGTCCATCTGGGATGAAGAGCTTAATGCGTTAACAAATGAACTGGATGCAGCACTTGCCCGGGGTGTGATGCTTCGGGGTATCTATTTCGGTTCGGATAATGTTTATAAGGATCTTGTGCCCCACCGCAGGCTTCAGCGCTACATGGCGGAGAAAAAAGAGCGGTTTTTATCCGCTATTGTGGACCACAGCCATGCTGTATCCGGTGTTGTGTCCCGGGGGGTAAATTCAACGGCCACGTGGACCCGGGATGAAGGATTCATTGAAGTCAGCGAGGATTACATTGCCCATGACCTGATAGTCAATCTTTACTCGGCTTCCCTGGACAGGGCCGGGTATAAAAAATTTGAAACCTTTGCCGACAACGTCCATGACCACTTTTTTCACTATTCACAAAAAGAGCTGAACGCGTTAAAACCTTAG
- a CDS encoding DUF6125 family protein, with amino-acid sequence MQDSTPFQMRDLTPDMQKTQLIDMFTRIVVHYGLWFNEVQHQMGMEKALVALDKATQSSISILMKHLSGTLGFELDQGMPKALMALDEAATEKLMAAVGKAWLANDGVWFQAVEFEHGMNDAKRCNDSCWARFSPFEAHRIKNILGLGKHPGLEGLKKALNFRMYAFINSQSIVEETADSFVFQMNECRVQRARMRKGLDDYPCKSGGLVEYARFAEGIDDRISTECIGCPPDPHPESWFCAWRFSLVQ; translated from the coding sequence ATGCAAGATTCCACTCCGTTTCAAATGCGGGACCTTACCCCTGACATGCAGAAAACTCAGCTGATCGATATGTTTACACGTATTGTCGTCCATTACGGCCTCTGGTTCAATGAGGTTCAGCACCAGATGGGTATGGAAAAGGCACTTGTTGCGTTGGATAAGGCCACACAATCTTCGATTTCCATACTTATGAAACACCTGTCCGGTACTCTGGGATTTGAACTGGACCAGGGCATGCCCAAGGCGTTGATGGCACTGGATGAGGCCGCAACCGAAAAACTGATGGCCGCTGTGGGAAAAGCCTGGCTGGCCAATGACGGGGTCTGGTTCCAGGCCGTGGAATTCGAGCACGGCATGAACGATGCCAAACGGTGCAACGATTCCTGCTGGGCACGGTTTTCTCCCTTTGAAGCCCACCGGATTAAAAATATCCTGGGGCTGGGTAAGCACCCCGGCCTTGAAGGGCTTAAAAAAGCCCTGAATTTCAGGATGTACGCATTTATTAACAGCCAGAGCATTGTGGAAGAGACAGCAGACAGTTTTGTCTTCCAGATGAATGAATGCAGGGTGCAAAGGGCAAGGATGCGCAAGGGACTTGATGATTATCCCTGCAAGTCCGGGGGGCTAGTTGAGTATGCCCGTTTTGCCGAAGGTATTGATGACAGGATTTCCACCGAATGCATCGGGTGCCCGCCGGATCCCCATCCGGAATCGTGGTTTTGCGCATGGCGGTTTTCCCTGGTGCAGTGA
- a CDS encoding carboxyl transferase domain-containing protein — MGVTSDKIQELKLKEKKIKAMGGEKALAKRREKGVLNARQRLGLLFDAGTFRELDMFVTHRCTNFGMETKEIPADGVVTGHGKVNGRLVFAYAQDFTASAGSLGEMQAKKICKVMDLGIKSGAPVIGMNDSGGARIQEGIDALSGYGEIFFRNSAASGVIPQISAIMGPTAGGAVYSPAMTDFIFMVKETSYMFITGPNVIKAVTGEEVSSEELGGAMTHNEKSGVAQFACESDEDCIEQIKQLLSFLPSNNMEDPPVKPTDDSPYRMAPALDTIVPDRSNQAYDIKQVIAAIVDDGYFFEPHQYFAKNIVTCFARLNGRPIGIIANQPMVMAGCLDIDASDKATRFIRFCDAFNIPMLTIADVPGYLPGSNQEWGGIIRHGAKLLWCYSEATVPKLLLITRKDYGGSYIAMCSKHLGADMAFAWPTAEVAVMGAEGAANVIHAREIKNAEDPAAMRKRKIDEYNDQFSNPYCAAARGYVDAVIVPSETRPRLIDALEAVASKREYRPAKKHGNIPM, encoded by the coding sequence ATGGGCGTCACTTCCGATAAAATTCAGGAATTAAAGCTAAAAGAGAAAAAAATCAAGGCCATGGGCGGTGAAAAAGCCCTGGCCAAACGCCGTGAAAAGGGCGTTCTTAACGCCAGACAGCGTCTTGGTCTGCTGTTTGACGCCGGGACGTTCAGGGAACTGGACATGTTCGTGACCCACCGGTGTACCAATTTTGGCATGGAAACCAAGGAGATCCCCGCAGATGGTGTCGTCACAGGCCACGGCAAGGTGAATGGCCGCCTGGTCTTTGCCTATGCCCAGGATTTTACGGCCTCGGCGGGATCGCTAGGCGAAATGCAGGCCAAAAAGATCTGTAAAGTTATGGACTTGGGTATTAAGTCCGGTGCTCCTGTCATCGGCATGAACGATTCGGGGGGGGCCCGGATTCAGGAGGGCATTGACGCCTTGTCCGGGTATGGCGAAATCTTTTTTCGCAATTCCGCGGCTTCGGGTGTGATCCCGCAGATCTCTGCCATTATGGGCCCCACGGCGGGCGGGGCAGTCTATTCTCCGGCCATGACCGATTTTATCTTCATGGTGAAGGAGACCTCTTATATGTTCATCACCGGTCCCAACGTCATCAAGGCGGTCACCGGCGAGGAAGTCTCCTCGGAAGAGCTTGGCGGTGCCATGACCCATAATGAAAAATCGGGCGTGGCTCAGTTCGCCTGTGAGTCAGATGAGGACTGCATTGAACAAATCAAGCAGCTTTTATCCTTTCTGCCGTCCAACAATATGGAAGATCCGCCTGTCAAACCCACGGATGATTCCCCGTATCGCATGGCCCCGGCCCTTGATACCATTGTTCCGGACAGATCCAACCAGGCTTATGATATCAAACAGGTCATCGCCGCCATCGTGGACGACGGTTATTTTTTCGAACCCCACCAGTATTTTGCCAAAAATATTGTCACCTGCTTTGCCCGGCTCAACGGCCGTCCCATCGGTATCATCGCCAACCAGCCCATGGTTATGGCCGGATGCCTGGATATTGATGCCTCGGACAAGGCCACCCGGTTTATACGGTTCTGCGACGCTTTTAATATCCCCATGCTCACCATTGCCGATGTTCCGGGGTATCTGCCCGGTTCCAACCAGGAGTGGGGCGGAATCATCCGGCACGGGGCAAAACTTCTGTGGTGCTACTCCGAGGCCACGGTGCCCAAGCTTTTGCTGATCACAAGAAAGGACTACGGCGGATCATATATCGCCATGTGCTCCAAGCATCTTGGTGCGGATATGGCCTTTGCCTGGCCCACGGCCGAAGTTGCCGTTATGGGGGCTGAAGGCGCGGCCAACGTCATCCATGCAAGGGAAATTAAAAATGCCGAAGATCCGGCTGCCATGCGCAAACGCAAAATCGACGAGTACAATGACCAGTTTTCCAATCCCTATTGTGCCGCTGCCAGGGGGTATGTGGATGCGGTGATCGTACCCAGCGAAACCCGGCCAAGATTGATAGATGCCCTTGAGGCAGTGGCGTCCAAGCGGGAATACCGGCCGGCTAAAAAACACGGAAACATTCCCATGTAA
- a CDS encoding pyruvate carboxylase subunit B yields the protein MTDHNEVKKIEMNYSKERPKAENPLKIQDLSLRDGHQSLFATRGRTEDMILVAEQMDEIGFWAVEVWGGATFDTMHRYLNEDPWQRVRTLKRYFKKTPLSMLLRGQSLVGQRNYADDLAELFVKKAVENGVDIFRTFDALNDYRNFETVVSAIKSCGAHFQGCVCYTLTEPRLGNGVYNLEYYVKKARDLEAMGADSICIKDVAGLLSPYDAFELIKTLKAEVKPLIHLHSHFTTGMSPMTHLKAIEAGIDIIDTCMAPYAYRASHAALEPVVMSLLGTSRDTGFDIDALTRINETLEKEVIPKYKHLLDDSRVSQIDIKALLYQAPDYMLANLEKQLREMDALDKINEVYKELPRVRKELGQIPLVTPTSRIVGTQTVNNVLFDTKEERYKIITAQVKDLCYGLYGQTTAPIDSQVLKKALKDYERGEEPITCRPAQILAPELESAREEIGSLAVDEEDLILYALFPVTGKKYLMQKYGKEQVPDAVKPITLEEVKKQDDMIKKAKAGKLIEPVADLPEKSEFARTFNVFVDGECFEVGVDEVGGSPVISYAALAAAMPAAVTAAPAPAATPAAAPAPKSSSPKPAAPAPKSKSETKPAVATGSGTPVLAPMPGVIVKYEKNVGDTVNAGDTVVVIEAMKMENALPAAAAGTITAINYKPGESVAKDDVLAIIE from the coding sequence ATGACCGATCACAATGAAGTTAAAAAGATTGAGATGAATTATTCCAAAGAACGGCCCAAGGCGGAAAACCCTTTGAAAATTCAGGATCTTTCCCTACGGGACGGCCATCAGTCATTGTTTGCCACCCGGGGCCGCACCGAAGATATGATCCTTGTGGCGGAACAGATGGATGAAATCGGATTCTGGGCCGTGGAGGTCTGGGGCGGAGCCACCTTCGATACCATGCACCGGTATCTCAACGAAGATCCCTGGCAGCGGGTCCGCACCCTGAAACGCTATTTTAAGAAAACGCCTCTGTCCATGCTGCTGCGCGGTCAAAGCCTTGTGGGACAACGGAACTATGCCGATGACCTGGCAGAGCTTTTTGTTAAAAAGGCCGTGGAAAACGGGGTGGATATTTTCAGGACCTTTGATGCCCTCAATGATTACAGAAACTTTGAAACTGTGGTGTCTGCAATCAAATCCTGCGGTGCCCATTTCCAGGGCTGTGTCTGCTATACCCTGACAGAACCCCGCCTGGGCAACGGGGTGTATAATCTGGAATACTATGTCAAAAAGGCCAGAGATCTTGAGGCCATGGGTGCCGACTCCATCTGCATAAAAGATGTGGCCGGACTATTGTCACCCTATGACGCCTTTGAACTGATCAAAACCCTGAAGGCCGAAGTCAAACCCCTGATTCATCTGCATTCCCATTTTACCACGGGCATGTCTCCCATGACCCATCTCAAGGCCATAGAGGCAGGCATTGACATCATTGATACCTGCATGGCACCCTATGCATACAGAGCATCCCATGCCGCGTTGGAACCTGTTGTCATGAGCCTTTTGGGCACCAGCCGGGATACGGGATTTGATATCGATGCCCTCACCCGGATTAATGAGACCCTGGAAAAAGAGGTGATTCCCAAGTATAAGCACCTGCTTGATGATTCCCGGGTTTCCCAGATCGATATCAAGGCTCTGCTGTACCAGGCCCCTGACTACATGCTCGCCAACCTTGAGAAGCAGCTTCGGGAGATGGATGCCCTGGACAAAATCAATGAGGTTTACAAAGAGCTTCCCAGGGTCAGAAAAGAGCTTGGCCAGATTCCGCTTGTCACGCCCACCAGCCGGATCGTGGGTACCCAGACCGTGAACAATGTGCTTTTTGACACCAAGGAAGAGCGATATAAAATAATTACGGCCCAGGTCAAAGATCTGTGCTACGGTCTGTACGGCCAAACAACAGCTCCCATTGACAGCCAGGTGCTTAAAAAGGCGCTCAAGGATTATGAAAGAGGCGAAGAACCCATTACCTGCCGTCCGGCCCAAATCCTGGCACCGGAACTTGAAAGCGCCCGGGAAGAGATCGGCAGCCTGGCTGTGGATGAGGAAGACCTTATTCTTTATGCTCTGTTCCCCGTAACCGGCAAAAAGTATCTGATGCAAAAATACGGAAAAGAGCAGGTGCCCGATGCTGTCAAACCCATTACCCTGGAAGAAGTTAAAAAACAGGATGATATGATCAAAAAGGCCAAGGCCGGAAAGCTCATTGAACCCGTTGCGGATCTGCCTGAAAAAAGCGAATTTGCCAGAACCTTTAATGTCTTTGTGGACGGTGAGTGTTTCGAAGTTGGTGTTGACGAAGTGGGCGGTTCTCCTGTGATCTCTTACGCTGCTCTTGCCGCGGCCATGCCTGCCGCCGTTACGGCAGCTCCTGCGCCTGCCGCCACTCCGGCAGCAGCGCCGGCCCCGAAGAGTTCATCGCCCAAGCCCGCTGCACCGGCACCCAAATCCAAGTCTGAGACCAAACCTGCGGTAGCCACAGGTTCCGGGACACCTGTATTGGCACCCATGCCCGGCGTGATCGTCAAATATGAGAAAAATGTGGGAGATACGGTGAATGCCGGTGACACCGTTGTGGTGATTGAGGCCATGAAGATGGAAAATGCCCTGCCGGCCGCCGCTGCCGGAACGATTACAGCCATCAATTATAAACCGGGAGAGTCTGTGGCCAAGGATGACGTGCTGGCAATCATAGAATAA
- a CDS encoding zinc ribbon domain-containing protein, with protein MAFETKEELLEKYIQMDKPHCPHCNEAMTLWEIPPINFSDGLGWQTPYLFVCFNDDCPSFRSGWQHLMDSVEAPASYRCFCEPGASNFEYMPVFSSMGGTGSVMDDAALMEEQARKELMIKTFSILTDYYISKDWDEILKLCLDATIPPKARLKAVEMVVELGDATAVEHLINHKFPTPVLQEAVKKAIGQLHERHYTRECPFCAEIIKQRATVCKHCGKDVPQA; from the coding sequence ATGGCATTTGAAACCAAAGAAGAACTGCTTGAAAAGTATATACAAATGGACAAGCCCCATTGTCCCCATTGCAATGAAGCCATGACTTTGTGGGAGATCCCGCCCATCAATTTTTCAGACGGTTTGGGTTGGCAGACCCCTTATCTGTTTGTCTGTTTTAATGATGACTGTCCTTCTTTCAGAAGTGGATGGCAGCATCTGATGGACTCCGTGGAAGCCCCTGCCTCCTACCGTTGCTTTTGTGAGCCTGGGGCCAGCAATTTTGAATATATGCCCGTGTTCAGTTCCATGGGTGGCACAGGATCTGTTATGGATGATGCGGCGCTTATGGAAGAGCAGGCCAGAAAAGAGTTGATGATAAAAACTTTTTCAATTCTGACAGATTATTATATCTCCAAGGATTGGGATGAAATTTTAAAGCTCTGTCTGGACGCTACAATTCCACCCAAGGCAAGGCTGAAAGCTGTTGAGATGGTAGTGGAGCTTGGCGACGCCACTGCCGTGGAGCACCTGATCAACCACAAATTCCCCACACCGGTGTTACAGGAGGCTGTGAAAAAAGCCATCGGGCAACTCCATGAACGTCATTACACACGGGAGTGTCCCTTCTGTGCCGAAATTATAAAACAACGGGCCACAGTATGCAAACATTGCGGCAAAGATGTGCCCCAGGCCTAA
- a CDS encoding type I restriction enzyme HsdR N-terminal domain-containing protein, with translation MTLDQITDYITGKEIDNVGAEASRQIFEKFLVETKGYAKTDILVDVPLTVQFKGEDYESVIDLIVNVENRPFMAITCVAGSIGSYEREILAGARLVYDHIIPFAVSTDARNAIIKDVYTGKTIGQGLDAIAEYSKAKEMLTKIKATVLDPEKRSGEMIIYRSFNLEKINK, from the coding sequence ATGACACTTGATCAAATCACCGACTATATTACCGGCAAAGAGATAGACAATGTGGGCGCGGAAGCCAGCCGCCAGATTTTTGAAAAATTTCTGGTTGAGACCAAAGGGTATGCCAAAACGGATATCCTTGTGGACGTCCCTTTAACCGTTCAGTTCAAAGGTGAAGACTATGAGTCTGTCATTGATCTGATTGTGAACGTGGAAAACCGGCCTTTTATGGCCATTACCTGCGTGGCAGGATCCATTGGTTCCTATGAAAGAGAAATCCTGGCCGGTGCCAGACTGGTCTATGACCATATCATTCCCTTTGCCGTATCCACGGATGCCAGAAACGCCATTATTAAGGATGTGTACACAGGAAAAACCATCGGCCAGGGCCTTGACGCCATTGCGGAATATTCAAAGGCCAAGGAGATGCTGACAAAAATTAAAGCCACTGTCCTTGATCCGGAGAAAAGAAGTGGAGAAATGATTATCTACAGATCTTTCAACTTGGAAAAAATCAATAAATAA
- the gpmI gene encoding 2,3-bisphosphoglycerate-independent phosphoglycerate mutase produces the protein MSSEKKPVNILMILDGWGINESVEGNAVAAADTPFLDTLTNDCPSTTLKCCGEAVGLPDGTMGNSEVGHMNMGAGRIVAQDLVRINMSIRDSSFFSTPALVSAMDKVKRTDKSLHLLGLLSDGGVHSHINHLFALIKMAKDQGINRLYIHPIMDGRDTSPTSGIGFLKQLGNKIQELGTGKIATMTGRFWAMDRDTRWERIQKAYELYTQGKGVDASGQTPVQAIQAAYDRQETDEFIKPVSFCPGNEGKINEGDGVIFFNFRADRAKEITRAFTEKAFDEFERTTCPGLCDYVCMTQYDENFDLPAAFGPAHLDNILGQILSENKIPQLRIAETEKYAHVTYFFNGGDEAVFDGEKRILIPSPRDVDTYDKKPEMSADKVADKACEQIRSGKFQFVVLNFANMDMVGHTGIFEAAVKACETVDGCVKKVVEAIWETGGTAFITADHGNSEQMVAEDGSPHTAHTLNPVRFIVAEKPAPAITLSSGKLGDIAPTILKILGIAQPPQMTGQCLIQDK, from the coding sequence ATGAGTTCTGAAAAAAAACCGGTCAACATCCTGATGATTCTTGACGGATGGGGCATCAACGAATCGGTTGAAGGCAATGCCGTGGCAGCGGCCGACACACCGTTTCTGGACACCCTGACGAACGACTGTCCAAGCACAACACTTAAATGCTGCGGCGAGGCTGTAGGCCTTCCCGACGGCACCATGGGCAACTCCGAAGTGGGACATATGAATATGGGAGCCGGCAGAATTGTGGCCCAGGACCTCGTGCGGATCAATATGTCCATCCGGGACAGCAGTTTTTTTTCCACCCCGGCGCTTGTTTCGGCCATGGACAAGGTAAAACGGACAGATAAAAGCCTGCATCTTCTGGGACTGCTTTCCGACGGCGGGGTCCATTCCCACATCAACCACTTGTTCGCTTTAATAAAAATGGCAAAAGACCAGGGCATTAACAGGCTTTATATCCACCCCATCATGGACGGCCGGGACACCTCCCCCACATCGGGCATCGGTTTTCTAAAACAGCTTGGCAATAAAATCCAGGAGCTTGGCACAGGCAAAATAGCCACCATGACCGGTCGGTTCTGGGCCATGGACAGGGATACCCGCTGGGAACGGATACAAAAGGCTTATGAACTATATACCCAGGGCAAAGGTGTTGATGCGTCAGGCCAGACACCTGTCCAGGCCATCCAGGCCGCCTATGACCGGCAAGAAACCGATGAATTCATCAAGCCGGTCAGTTTTTGCCCCGGCAATGAAGGAAAAATAAACGAAGGAGATGGTGTCATCTTTTTCAACTTCAGGGCCGACCGGGCCAAAGAGATCACCCGGGCATTCACGGAAAAAGCCTTTGACGAATTTGAACGCACCACCTGTCCCGGTCTTTGCGATTATGTGTGCATGACCCAGTATGACGAGAATTTTGATCTTCCCGCCGCCTTTGGCCCTGCGCACCTGGACAATATTTTAGGACAAATTTTAAGCGAAAATAAAATCCCCCAGCTTCGTATTGCAGAGACTGAAAAATACGCCCATGTCACCTATTTTTTCAACGGCGGTGACGAAGCGGTCTTTGATGGTGAAAAACGTATCCTGATTCCCTCCCCCCGGGATGTGGACACCTATGACAAAAAACCTGAAATGAGTGCAGACAAGGTGGCGGACAAAGCCTGCGAGCAGATCAGATCAGGCAAGTTTCAATTTGTGGTGCTTAACTTTGCCAATATGGACATGGTGGGCCACACCGGCATATTTGAGGCAGCTGTAAAGGCATGTGAAACCGTGGACGGTTGTGTAAAAAAGGTGGTGGAAGCCATCTGGGAAACCGGCGGCACCGCTTTTATCACAGCAGACCACGGCAATTCAGAACAGATGGTGGCCGAAGACGGCTCCCCCCATACAGCCCACACCTTAAATCCGGTAAGGTTTATTGTTGCAGAAAAACCAGCCCCGGCCATCACGCTTTCAAGCGGCAAACTTGGAGATATTGCCCCGACCATACTCAAAATTCTCGGGATTGCCCAGCCTCCACAAATGACGGGCCAATGCCTGATACAGGATAAGTGA
- the rsfS gene encoding ribosome silencing factor, producing the protein MIAVQEEYIPYLAPIFDRKPKSVVALMVSQLTSYTDMVVIVEAGSSRQVTSLSEHIIKSLKNAKIKAIGTEGVKEGQWALLDFGHLIIHVFESEAKAFYDLEGLWSDAEPVDISRFGSQPATDMEDDDEF; encoded by the coding sequence ATGATCGCCGTCCAAGAGGAATATATCCCCTATCTTGCCCCTATATTTGACCGAAAACCCAAAAGCGTGGTTGCACTTATGGTCAGCCAGCTGACATCTTACACAGACATGGTGGTCATTGTGGAGGCCGGATCAAGCAGGCAGGTCACATCATTGTCCGAACATATTATAAAATCCCTTAAAAATGCAAAGATAAAGGCCATAGGTACGGAAGGGGTCAAGGAAGGCCAGTGGGCTCTTCTGGATTTCGGGCATTTGATCATCCATGTTTTTGAATCCGAGGCCAAAGCCTTTTACGATCTTGAAGGCCTGTGGAGTGATGCTGAGCCGGTGGATATCTCCCGATTTGGTTCGCAACCAGCAACAGATATGGAGGATGACGATGAGTTCTGA
- the nadD gene encoding nicotinate-nucleotide adenylyltransferase, with protein sequence MDAGLFGGTFNPIHNGHLGIIQYVKEHYALDTIILYPSALPPHKSNVDLASAQDRMSMVEGAVEHLNGFQVSDIELKRQGPSFTIDTISQFKTLLGGDTCFYLLLGSDAFFDTPSWKQARQIFQALPVIVMQRGERTGMAPFASFIDEHVSKGYKLKHDNIFIHDRLFPIRICNVPRIDISSTQIRNRIKSGQSISGLVPEYVETFIRTKDLYK encoded by the coding sequence ATGGATGCAGGACTTTTCGGAGGCACATTCAATCCGATTCACAACGGCCATTTAGGCATTATCCAATACGTCAAGGAACATTACGCCCTTGATACAATCATCCTTTATCCATCTGCCCTGCCCCCTCATAAATCCAATGTTGACCTTGCTTCGGCACAGGATCGTATGTCCATGGTAGAGGGCGCGGTAGAACATCTGAACGGATTTCAGGTATCTGACATTGAATTAAAGCGTCAAGGCCCGTCGTTTACCATTGACACCATATCCCAGTTTAAGACCCTTTTGGGCGGGGACACCTGTTTTTATCTGCTTTTGGGCTCTGACGCTTTTTTTGACACGCCATCCTGGAAACAGGCCCGTCAAATTTTCCAGGCCCTGCCCGTGATCGTGATGCAGCGCGGAGAAAGAACCGGGATGGCACCATTTGCATCATTCATTGACGAACACGTCTCAAAAGGCTACAAACTTAAACACGATAATATTTTTATCCATGACCGGCTTTTTCCCATCCGAATCTGCAATGTCCCAAGAATTGACATTTCATCAACCCAGATTCGGAACCGAATTAAATCCGGTCAATCCATTTCAGGGCTTGTGCCTGAATATGTAGAGACTTTTATCAGAACAAAGGATTTATATAAATGA
- the obgE gene encoding GTPase ObgE: MKFVDEALVTIRSGNGGAGCVSFRHERFIEKGGPDGGDGGDGGDVILLVDPSKRTLYEHRRQKRYIAKNGSPGLGKQKHGKNGSHCYLPLPLGTIVFDAETSEVIADLTDPHKEIVIAQGGMGGRGNKRFATSTHRVPRFAQPGIPGVEMKLRLELKLMADVGLVGLPNAGKSTLISVISAARPKIADYPFTTLTPTIGMVEPPFGEPFAVADIPGLIEGAHEGVGLGIKFLKHIERTGILVHLIDAGGIDPENPLAQFQLINNELSMYSDTLANKTQVVVLNKTDLTGTENRIEAFKNALPDQTVFAISATTGNGVKTLVKHLAQLLDVTIPEDKE; the protein is encoded by the coding sequence GTGAAATTCGTTGATGAAGCCCTTGTTACGATCAGGTCCGGAAACGGCGGCGCAGGATGCGTCAGTTTCCGGCATGAACGTTTCATTGAAAAAGGCGGGCCTGACGGCGGGGACGGCGGTGATGGGGGAGATGTAATCCTTCTGGTGGATCCTTCAAAAAGGACTCTCTACGAACATCGCCGCCAGAAACGTTATATTGCAAAAAACGGATCACCCGGCCTCGGCAAGCAAAAACACGGCAAAAACGGCAGCCATTGCTATCTGCCGCTTCCACTCGGCACCATTGTCTTTGATGCCGAAACTTCAGAGGTCATTGCAGATCTCACTGATCCCCATAAAGAAATCGTAATCGCCCAGGGCGGTATGGGTGGCCGGGGCAATAAACGGTTTGCCACATCCACCCACAGAGTGCCCAGATTTGCCCAGCCCGGAATCCCGGGCGTTGAGATGAAACTGCGTTTGGAGCTGAAACTCATGGCGGATGTAGGGCTTGTGGGCCTGCCCAACGCAGGCAAGTCCACTCTGATTTCGGTCATTTCCGCGGCCCGGCCCAAAATTGCCGATTATCCCTTCACCACACTGACCCCAACCATCGGCATGGTGGAACCGCCCTTTGGCGAGCCTTTTGCCGTGGCCGACATTCCCGGACTGATTGAGGGAGCCCATGAAGGGGTGGGACTCGGGATAAAATTTCTCAAGCACATTGAACGTACCGGCATTCTGGTACATCTCATTGATGCCGGCGGTATTGATCCGGAAAATCCGCTGGCACAGTTTCAGCTCATAAACAATGAACTGTCCATGTACAGTGACACCCTGGCCAACAAAACCCAGGTTGTGGTGCTCAACAAGACAGACCTTACGGGCACGGAAAACCGGATTGAGGCCTTTAAAAACGCATTGCCAGACCAGACTGTTTTTGCCATTTCCGCAACCACGGGCAATGGTGTCAAAACTCTGGTCAAACACCTGGCGCAACTGCTTGACGTAACAATACCCGAAGACAAGGAATAG
- the rpmA gene encoding 50S ribosomal protein L27, with translation MSHKKAAGSSKNGRDSNAQRRGVKKFGGEQVTAGNIIIRQCGTKIHPGNNVGMGKDYTLFALIDGVVTFERKGRDRKKVSVYEA, from the coding sequence ATGTCACATAAAAAAGCAGCAGGCAGTTCAAAAAACGGCCGTGATTCAAACGCCCAGCGGCGGGGCGTGAAAAAATTTGGCGGAGAACAAGTTACCGCCGGCAATATCATTATCAGACAGTGCGGCACCAAGATTCATCCGGGCAACAATGTTGGTATGGGCAAGGACTATACCCTTTTCGCCTTGATTGACGGTGTCGTGACCTTTGAAAGAAAAGGTCGTGACAGAAAAAAAGTCAGTGTTTATGAAGCGTGA